The Chloroflexota bacterium genomic sequence GTCGTCGCAAGGCAGCAAGGCTCCGCTATCAAGATGCCTCCGTTTAACTCAGATATGCTCTTTATCGGGAATTCGTAATCAGCATGGACCGCCTGCGCCGCGGCCAACCGATCATCGACACCCGCTGGTTCAAATCTCATACTTCGTAACCAGGTAGAAGATACTTCTTTCTGGAGGAAATATGCCGAACAAACCTCTGGTCATCGTCGACCCCCATTTTCGCCGCATGGCGGAGATCTTTTCTCCACACGACCTGGACCGGCTTCACCGCACCGTCGACGTCGTGTGGGGCCAGGACGACCCTATGCCCATGCCGGCTTTTCTTGAGGCGCTACCCCGTGCCAGGGCGGTTGTCACCGCCGATTGGCGCTATGGCGATGTGTTGGCGCAAGCCAGCAATCTCCGGGCGCTGCTCACCGTGTCCGGCGGCTTTCCCCTGGACCTGGATTATGCAACCTGTTTTGAGCGGGGAATCCGGGTGCTTTCAGCCGCGCCCGCCTTTGCCCGGCAGGTGGCGGAGATGTCGCTGGGAATGGCCCTGGCCGCCAGCCGCAACATCGTCCTCGGCGATCAGGCCTTTCGGGCCGGCGAGGAGAAGTGGCAACACGAGGGCAACGTAGGCACATTCTTGCTCTTCGACAAGCCGGTGGGCTTCATTGGCTTCGGCAGCCTGGCCCGCGCCCTCAAGCCGCTGCTGGCTCCCTTTGACTGCCCCATTTCGGTCTACGATCCCTGGCTGGGCGATGGCTATCTGCAACGACAGGGAGTCGCGCCGGTCAGCCTTGAGGAACTGCTGCAAACGTCACTGGTGATTTTCGTACTGGCCGTTCCCAGCAGCGAGAACCGGGCGCTTCTCTCCCGCCAGTTGCTGGAATTGATCCAGCCCGGCGCGGTGTTGGTGCTGATGAGCCGGGCCCATGTGGTTGATTTCGACGCCCTGACCGAGCTCGTCCTGGCCGGCCGTTTCAAACTGGCCACCGATGTGTTTCCCAACGAACCATTGGGGCAGAAGCATCCCATCCGTAATGCCACGGGCGCGGTGCTTTCCGCTCATCGGGCGGGTTCGGTAGAAGAGGGGCTATGGGAAATCGGCGAGATGGTGGTCGATGATCTGGAGGCCATTGCCCGCGATCTGCCGCCGCAGCGCTTGCAACTGGCCCAACCGGAGCTGGTTGCTCGTTATGCCAGCAATGCTACCTCTCCCGCCGGTGAAGAATAATCGCTGGTTGGTTTCGATATGAGTACCAGTTCGAAGTGATTGGAGGCGCTGCTCATCGATCCCTATATCCCCACCGTTGACGTGGCGCAGAGTTTTT encodes the following:
- a CDS encoding NAD(P)-dependent oxidoreductase, which codes for MPNKPLVIVDPHFRRMAEIFSPHDLDRLHRTVDVVWGQDDPMPMPAFLEALPRARAVVTADWRYGDVLAQASNLRALLTVSGGFPLDLDYATCFERGIRVLSAAPAFARQVAEMSLGMALAASRNIVLGDQAFRAGEEKWQHEGNVGTFLLFDKPVGFIGFGSLARALKPLLAPFDCPISVYDPWLGDGYLQRQGVAPVSLEELLQTSLVIFVLAVPSSENRALLSRQLLELIQPGAVLVLMSRAHVVDFDALTELVLAGRFKLATDVFPNEPLGQKHPIRNATGAVLSAHRAGSVEEGLWEIGEMVVDDLEAIARDLPPQRLQLAQPELVARYASNATSPAGEE